Below is a genomic region from Streptococcus salivarius.
ATAATCTTCATCCTTCGACAAGAATGAAAAATGATTCGGCTTTTCGTCACCTGGTTGAATTTCAGTTTCTTCATAATTAATTGATGATGCCTTGACACGAGGAGGGGTACCTGTTTTAAATCTTCCTATTTCAAGGCCAAGATCCCTCAAGTTATCTGCCAATGTAACAGATGCAAGACTGTTATTAGGACCTGAAGAATATTTGAGCTCACCTAGGATAATTTCACCACGCAAAGCTGTTCCTGTTGTGACAACAACCGCTTTAGCTCCATATTTTTGATTTGTGGCTGTTCTTACACCAACTACCTTACCATCTTCAACAAGAATTTCATCAACCATGGACTGACGGAGAGTCAGGTTTTCCTGACGCTCAACTGTATGCTTCATTGTCATAGCATACAAGGCTTTATCGGCTTGTGCACGTAAAGCTCTGACAGCAGGTCCCTTACCGGTATTCAACATTTTCATCTGAATATAAGTTTTATCAATATTTTTACCCATCTCTCCACCAAGGGCATCAATCTCACGGACAACAATCCCCTTGGCAGATCCCCCAATAGAAGGATTACATGGCATAAAAGCCAACATCTCTAGGTTAATAGTCGCTAATAAAACCTTACATCCCATGCGGGCTGCAGCTAAGCTAGCTTCCACACCAGCGTGACCAGCACCGATTACAATGATATCGTATTCTTCTATAAAGTTATAATTCATTCTATTTCTCCTATTTCTCAAGATGGATGTGTCGTAATTTTCCGTCCCAGTCTGGTAGGGCTGATTTTAAAAAGGCCGGTTTCAGGTCAACAGTATGTAAATCATCTAAAGCAATCCAACGACAAGGTAATTGCTTTGTATCTTCCTGCATGACCAAAGGTGCCTCCTCAAGTAAGTCTACTAAGTAGTGGAACTCGATGTTGTGATAGTGAACACCAGTTTGTTCGAAACGATTTTCAACCACGAAAGCTAGCGGACCTGCTTTAGATGTAACACCAAGTTCCTCTTTGACTTCCCGAACTACAGCATCTCCTGTAGTTTCATTGACCTGAATAGCACCTCCGATTGTGTAACAGCCGTCCTCATCTTCAATGACAAACAAGCGATTATCTTTTACAATCAAAGCAGTCGCTCTCACACCAAAAACAGTAGAATCTATTTTCGTCCGAAAATCCTTTTGCCTCATTTTACTTCCTTTCGAAACCACACAAAAATAGTCAAAACTCTGAGAAGTGCAGAACAAAAAGCCTGCAACATCCATGAGCTTTGACCATCATGACTATTGTTAAAGTTATTTTATCAAATCAAATCGTTTTGTCAATGCAAATCACTGTTTGAGCAAGGTCTGCACACTGACAATAATCATCTGTATACCTATGGAGAATAGTAAAAGTCCCATCATTTTCGTTATAATTTTCATCAAATTTTCTCCCAAGAAGCCTGCAATTTGTTTTGCACTTCTTAACAGGAGATAAGTGATGACACATAGTAGAGCAAAAGCAACTACGGTTATCAGTTGATTCTGCAAACCTCCATTAGCCAGACTTAAAGCAGTTGTAATTGTACCTGGTCCCGCAAAAAGTGGCATTGCAAGAGGAGAAATAGCAATAGACATTGGATCTGAATTTACTGCTTGCTGCTCCATTCCTTTATAGCTGGGTGAATGATTACCATTAATCATATGATAACCGATAACAGCCACTAATATTCCGCCAGCAATTCTGAAAGAAATAATTGTAATTCCAAATACTTTAAAAATGAAATCTCCTGAAAAGATAAAAACAGTTACAATAACAAAGGCAATCAAAAGACTCCTAAAAGCAATTTTTCGTGAAATTTTTTGACTATCATCTGCTACTAAAGCCATGTAAGCAGGAAGATTTGAAATTGGGTTCATTATAGCGAAAAATGCCATAAATGCATAAAAAAATTGAGAACTCATCGTTTTTACTTAACTCCAGTTAGATATACTGACAAACTTTTCCGTCTTTATACGCTTGGTCAATAATACCGCCGCCCAAGCATTCCTGACCATCATAGAAAACAACGGCTTGACCTGGTGTAATAGCACGCTGAGGTTCAGCAAAAACAACCTCTGCTTTATCACCCTTAACCTTTACAGTAACTTTACTATCAGGTTGACGATAACGGAATTTTGCTGTGCATTCCATTTCAAATTCTTCTGGCATATCTCGAGTAAAGTGAATCATTGAAGCGTCAAGAGAAGTTGACATCAAGGACTCATGGTGGAAACCTTGACCCACGTAAAGAATATTTTTAGAAAGATCTTTTCCTACTACAAACCAAGGAGCATTATCGCCACCTTTTTGGCCACCAATACCCATACCACCACGTTGACCAATAGTGTAATACATGAGTCCGTTGTGTTCACCCATATCACGACCATCGACAGTCATCATACGACCTTTTTGAGCTGGCAAGTATTGACTAAGAAACTCTTTAAAGTTTTTCTCACCAATAAAACATATTCCTGTTGAATCTTTTTTCTTGGCTGTTGCAAGACCTGCACGTTCAGCAATCTCACGAACATCTGGCTTTTGTAGATGTCCTAAAGGAAACATCGTTTTCTGCAACTGCTCTTGCGAAAGTTGACTAAGGAAGTAGGTTTGATCTTTATTGTTATCTGCACCACGCAACATATGGACAATGCCGTCTTCATCGCGAACAACTTGAGCGTAATGTCCTGTAGCCACATAATCCGCTCCCAATGTCATCGCATAATCTAAGAAAGCCTTAAACTTGATTTCCTTATTACACATAACGTCTGGATTAGGGGTACGGCCTGCACGGTACTCTGCTAAGAAATACTCAAATACACGATCCCAGTACTCTTTTTCAAAGTTGACAGAGTAATAGGGGATACCAATCTGATCAGCTACTGCTGCTACATCTTTATAATCTTCGGTTGCGGTACACACACCAAATTCATCTGTGTCATCCCAGTTTTTCATGAAAACACCGATTACATCATAACCTTGCTCTTTTAAAAGTAAGGCTGTTACTGATGAATCAACGCCACCACTCATACCGACAACAACACGTGTTTTTGAATTATCAGTCATAGATAACTCCTCCCATCAAATAAAAATTAACATAGACTTGAAGGGTCTAGTTATTCAAATATCGATTTGAAGGTCGATTTTGAAGCGTAAAAGCACGCAAGCTTAATTATATCATGATTAAAGAATAATGCAAAAAGGTTACCACTAGGCAACCTTTTTGATACTTGTTTTCGTGTAAAGCCACTGTAAACCTATTACTCCTAAGACTATTATTGGAATCAATAACGCTACAAATAGCCATCCTGGCTCCTTATAACTTAACACAAGTTTATTCTGTCCTTCTTGTGATGAAACGGTCGGTGTACCAATCGTTGACAAGTTATAGGCATCCTTGTCTAATTCTTTACCATTTAGTGTCAAGATGGAATCTTTATAGACAACTATCGGTAGATTCAGTTCCTCCCCTTCAGCAGCTTGCCAAGTTAATACAAGATTACCATCTTCTAGTAGCTTTTCTGCCTTCTGATTCGTAACGATATTTTCGTAATAAAGATCATAAGTGTTCTGCTTACCTATTGTCCCATAAATAGGTACGTAATCTGGTGTGGGTTTGACAACTAAATTTAAAAACTGTGACAAGTCACTGTCATTCATGGTAAGACTTATCGTCTGGTAATCTCCTTCAACGTAAGTATGTTTAACAATGGAAATAAGTTCACCATCTTGTGCCGCAGTTTTTACACGATCGGTAGTATCCATCATATTCTGAATGAGACCAACACCCGCAAAGGCAAAGAGTAAAACAGCAATACTTTTTCGCCAGTTTACAAATCGCGTGACCGTTAACCCCGTAATTGCTAAAAGTAAAATGGTGGCAGGAACAAAGAATCTAAATGGAAATTGAATCAGTTCAGCAAATGTGTTTCCATTTTCTACTAGATGCTGCCACGGAAAAAGACCTGTCGACAAGAAGAAAAAGACAAAATAAATAAAATGCAGTATTTTTTTCCATCTAGCAAATTTCTTCCAATTCAAAACAGCGTAAAGAAACTGTAAAATGAGTAACACCATTAAGGAAATTGGGGTATATAGCCAATATCTTGCTGTCCCATCTATCCCATTCTTACCTATTTCTCTATTTATAAATGGATCTAAGAGATGATTAGTCCCTCTCAAATATAGGAGTACTAACCAGACATTGACAGTCAGTAAGAGGAATAGAATGACTGCTATAAGGACTTGAACGAAGGTTTCCTTTTTCTTAGCGATAGGAGACTTTACAAAAGTGTAAAGATAAAAAGGAAGATACATCATCACTAATATCAAAGCACTGAGTACGTGAACCTGAAAAATCAATGCCATAGACAAGGCAAGTCTAATTGGTTCTACTTTTTGATAAAAGACATAGTGAATTGCTGGAATAAAACAAAAAGGTAGTAAAGCTGCTCCCCAACTAGAGAAACCCTGACGCATCGTCCAGTATTGGATAGAGAATGTTGTCGCATAGAGTAAACCTAGTGACAAGGCAATGTTTGTCTTAACTTTACACTGCTTGAGCAAGGCATACATTGAGGACTCTGCTAGTATATGTAGTAATACCCTTGACACAATCTGATAACGAAACCAAGTGCCACTTATTAAAATAAGCCCTCCTTGTAAATAGGCAAAAAAAGGACCGTAAAGAGCATTGACAATGCGGCCTGACTGTTGGAATCCATATAAAGATAAAAAGTAAGAAAGGTTACCATTTTTTAGTTGCATAGCAGCTTCATAGAACCTGTTATAGTGAAAGATGGAATCTGAACCTAAAATGACTTTTCTTGTAAGTAGTTGTGGTGTAACCAATAACACAGCAAAAGCTATAATAATAAGAGAAACCCACAACTTTTCTCTTGATTTAAAAATTTGTTTCATTGCTATACCTTTCATTCCTATTATAACAAAAAGGCCATACCCTACCTAGTAATAACAAGTAGCTCTATAAAACAGATTACCTACATCCAAATTAAAAAGCTGAGAGCATGCTCCCAACTTCTATTAATATTAGTAATTCCAAGCTGACAAACCTTGTGCGTTATAGGCATTCAAGGCTGATTGAATTTGATCCTCAACTGTTGCAGTAGAGCCCCATCCAGGCATTGTTTGAAAAAGACCTGATGCACCTGAACCATTTGCTGCAGTATGATCACCATTTGACTCACGCGCAATAATTGACTCCCAAGTTGACTGAGGAACACCAGTAGCTGCTGCCATCTGTGCCGCCGCATAAGAACCAACTTCTCCTGCAGTGTTCCCATTTGAGAGAACAACTGACCCACTACCAGTTGCAGCAACCGAAGGAGCTGTTCCAAGTATTTGAGTCGACGTAGTATCAGTATTCGTTGAAGCAGCGCTTATAGTGGCAGTATCTGACTGAGACTTTTCAGCTGATTCTACCGATTCTCCTGTTGTTTCTGACTGAGGCTTACTTTCTTCAACCTTTTCTTTGTTAGCTTTATTCTCTTTGCTTGAGCTAATTTCTGTTGATTTAACTAAATCTGCTGTCGATTCTGACGTTGTTGATGCTGTTGAAGGTGCTGGGGTAACAGAATCTGAAAATGCATTAACCAACCCTTTATTAATTAGTGTAGACAGTGATACTGCCAAAATGACAATAAAACTTGTTACAATTGCCACTAGTACCGCCAATGATTTCTTCGCTGCTAATTTGATACGGCGTCCCTTATAACTTTTTTTAAACATAAATCCCTCCTAGTTAATTCTAGTTACATTCATCATAACTTAGTAATATTACTGCCGATTATTTGTATTATGTCTAATGTTACAATGATTTATCATTTTAATAAAAAAATGCCAAGATTCTGGCATTTTCCCCTTATTTGTATGAGGTTTTACAAGTTTTCCTCATAAGTCAGTAATAATGATTTAGTACCAACCATTAGCATTCCAGAAAGCAAGAGCTGCTGTCCATGAACCATAACGGCTTGCTACATAATTATCTGCTACCTTCTCTTGATTTTCAGGAGACAAGTCTCCGTTCAAATATGATGATGCTAATTGGTAACGTCCATAATATTGCCCATTTTGAGCTGTATAGCTACCGCTTGACTCACGTTGAGCGATTTCTTCTTTGGCAGCTACCTCTGAAGAAGAAAGATTTGTATTGGTCGCTTGAGTATCTTCACTTTGTGTAGACTCTGTTGATTGTGTTGATTCAACAGCTGCTTCCGCTGTAGCTGTTGTAGCTGAAGGTTCTGTAGTCTCTTCAGTTGTTTCATTAATTGTTAAGCTTTGACCAATAGAAATCTTATTGGCATCTTGAATACCGTTTTTTGAAACGATTTCATCTACGGTCGTACCATTTTTCTTAGCAATAGCTGAAAGTGTATCACCTTTTTGAACTGTGTAAGTTTCTGCATTAGCTAAAGCTGTTGCCCCA
It encodes:
- a CDS encoding NUDIX hydrolase, yielding MRQKDFRTKIDSTVFGVRATALIVKDNRLFVIEDEDGCYTIGGAIQVNETTGDAVVREVKEELGVTSKAGPLAFVVENRFEQTGVHYHNIEFHYLVDLLEEAPLVMQEDTKQLPCRWIALDDLHTVDLKPAFLKSALPDWDGKLRHIHLEK
- a CDS encoding MarC family protein, which gives rise to MSSQFFYAFMAFFAIMNPISNLPAYMALVADDSQKISRKIAFRSLLIAFVIVTVFIFSGDFIFKVFGITIISFRIAGGILVAVIGYHMINGNHSPSYKGMEQQAVNSDPMSIAISPLAMPLFAGPGTITTALSLANGGLQNQLITVVAFALLCVITYLLLRSAKQIAGFLGENLMKIITKMMGLLLFSIGIQMIIVSVQTLLKQ
- the mnmA gene encoding tRNA 2-thiouridine(34) synthase MnmA, with translation MTDNSKTRVVVGMSGGVDSSVTALLLKEQGYDVIGVFMKNWDDTDEFGVCTATEDYKDVAAVADQIGIPYYSVNFEKEYWDRVFEYFLAEYRAGRTPNPDVMCNKEIKFKAFLDYAMTLGADYVATGHYAQVVRDEDGIVHMLRGADNNKDQTYFLSQLSQEQLQKTMFPLGHLQKPDVREIAERAGLATAKKKDSTGICFIGEKNFKEFLSQYLPAQKGRMMTVDGRDMGEHNGLMYYTIGQRGGMGIGGQKGGDNAPWFVVGKDLSKNILYVGQGFHHESLMSTSLDASMIHFTRDMPEEFEMECTAKFRYRQPDSKVTVKVKGDKAEVVFAEPQRAITPGQAVVFYDGQECLGGGIIDQAYKDGKVCQYI
- a CDS encoding transglycosylase SLT domain-containing protein; the encoded protein is MFKKSYKGRRIKLAAKKSLAVLVAIVTSFIVILAVSLSTLINKGLVNAFSDSVTPAPSTASTTSESTADLVKSTEISSSKENKANKEKVEESKPQSETTGESVESAEKSQSDTATISAASTNTDTTSTQILGTAPSVAATGSGSVVLSNGNTAGEVGSYAAAQMAAATGVPQSTWESIIARESNGDHTAANGSGASGLFQTMPGWGSTATVEDQIQSALNAYNAQGLSAWNY
- a CDS encoding LysM peptidoglycan-binding domain-containing protein, translated to MQKKNTSNTKKLGLFGLVTVATLGATALANAETYTVQKGDTLSAIAKKNGTTVDEIVSKNGIQDANKISIGQSLTINETTEETTEPSATTATAEAAVESTQSTESTQSEDTQATNTNLSSSEVAAKEEIAQRESSGSYTAQNGQYYGRYQLASSYLNGDLSPENQEKVADNYVASRYGSWTAALAFWNANGWY